cTTGTGATTTAAGAGGTTTTCATCAAGTAGTTCACATCTTTTGAaacatctaagttcgagatcctccaagaaaggttgctaggatcgaattcttcttcatcttttccttcaaaaaccgaaaccacactcaaggtgagctttatacccctttcttttcggttttaatgagttttatgggggagaatacaagaaaaatgtgtagatctatgtgtatatgtatgctatgtgtgatttgatgcatgtatgtgtgtggttTCATGTgtattgtgatgaatatgttaccaaaaagggtgtaaacccgagatctaagacatgagaaaggaaacaaaaatAACTTAAGCTatcttacactaaacaagtcaagaacaaTAGCTTATAAGGTCATGATAAAcaaattctaacataaaacccatttttgggcttaaattgtcaaaaatgcaaacttggggtaaaaatcaacaagtcacggtttcttgaaggttaaaagggtcacaacagtttctataaatatttttctgaACATTAGGAAtttcaagggacttaaaatgtaaatttttagcctaatgggctaattatgggcttctcggcccaataagcctcaaaatgcgaaaaTGATAAGTTTAAGGGGCTGGaaatgtaactttctgtaaaacaaggGGTAACTAGCATAACAAAATGTttataagggtcaaaaatgcttttcactatcaaaaaggaccaaaaatgtaaactttttagattttgggtcaaaactgtaaaagttgtgaaaatgaGTTCCTAACCGTGAAACACTATTTTGaaggggctgaagctgtcaacaaaataagttttgggttaaaaatcgtgttttcttcaaataaataatacaaaagtgtcaagaaaagggttttaaggactaaaattgaaattcttttatatgagaGGACCAAAAGCGTTATTTTATGAAAGAAAGGTGGTGAAAATGTCAAATtccattttcaaacaaattaaattcattaatacaaaatacaatatCCACGGCTACCGACGAAACGGAAAACAATTACACTCCCAATAACAAATATCGTTACagaacgaattgattcggtcttgaATCAATAATAAAACAAAATCGTCAAACCAAAGCCATTCGTTAGACACGCGATAACTATGATAAgctaacttacaaactttgggcttgaaagtttcaaatcatgcttgttgggccttgctagcccattaacatgatctttgggcccaaagggaatgtgcttatgtgttattgggcctctcatgacccgatttcatgtaaaaggactttcgcTGGCTCTAATGTGCTGTCGGGCCCTATTGGCCCATTAGTACTTCTAGtaaggtcgagaagtcaaatgcaagTTGGGCCAAcgtgtctttcgcattcccgatagccttaaataactcatggaaataacgggacttcgtactctcgtttctcctcggttgttgggcttatgagaaatcaaagtaaacagattcagggcgttaaacaagagtaatcatggtgggtggattaagtgagtagtaacggccgacgcctttaaggatcgttcgtaatctatagttataaactagtcattttctttaatgcgtgattataacaactcacaaaccctaattaatccaacgccACCCGGGTAATCAAAATCATTCGACGTATCAGTATAACAATAGAGAAGTCAttgtattttatgtattgggaaaacatcgggttttcctgggaagttcaacattttcacttgcgcGATCTAtacaaaagttcaacaattatacatgttttgaacaatcaacgagcatatatttacggatcttcacactttttttacaataatcttttcagaaaatatcagattttctgggttttacaaactactctaaatcattttatcacaacattgcttatgaactcaccaacatttcatatgttgacgtttttcaaaaatgacttgtattctcaggtggcaggtaaaccgaagaataagtaccaagtaatgtTAAGGTGTTTGCTTATGATATTCACCAGACAATTTTTGTTATGAAGTTATAATGACAAAAACTATGTattggatgtaaacaatatcggttgtattatttcaatgcatggtgatgatttatgttatgcttcatgtatattcactgtgacagtattcaatttaagtcacaagagccctcggacgtttccgccgtctggttcgggggtgtgacaaactcATATCCGGCTTGGCCAATAAGTACGGCACGATTGCAACCTTCATCCAACAATCTAATCCCCTGTTAAGTTTTAACAAGGCCTATTTACAACTACGTCTCGAATAAAGTCGGTGAAATACACAAGAATGCCACACACCACACTCCCTTTGCCGCTTAGGCTATAGGGAGTCGATTGCTAGGAGTGCGACGCTAGGGCTCGCCACCCTCACTACACACCGGCCCCCTGACGCACGCCAGGGAGCTCGCCACCGGTTGGTCGCCACACGTGCTTATGCTTGCACGTGCATGCACACATATCAAGCTATCAATTTAGGATGTGTTTGGCACACCACAACTAgattatttttcgagctttttctAAGTTGTCATGTTTAGCAAACCAAAAGTagtttataagctagctttttagaaagctacttagactagctttttaagagttttttttttaaaaattccaAATGTACCGCTTAACTAATTATAGAAACATAttcttttaaatttctttttatgttaatttatatttttcagCTAGTTTaacaaacgttattttttatcagttaGTTTTTCAGATACCAGCTACCTTTTTATTTAACAACTAGCTTTTTAGCTAACAACTAGTTTTTCAGCTAGTAGGTCAAACATAATCTTAAAGTCCGATGAATGTTGGGCAACTGGCTCCTACATCAAGTATACCGCAAAGTGTGATAGTTTTGTATCAACCACTCATCACTAAAACCGTGAACTATAAGCTAACTTAAAATCCAAAAGCTTGCAATTTGAATAATCCaacaaaaaaaatctaaaaaggtTGTTCCAGTGTGGTCGAAATTACAGATAAATGAATAACTACTACTATGGTATATACATGTCTTCATTGCAGGCCCGACTTTACCTTGTAGTAAACTAAGCCCTTGCTTAGGGCCCCAAATTCTAAAAGGCCCCAAATTCTAAAGTTATTTCTTGTATAGACTACAAAAATGATTGTTATTCACCCCAACAATTCCACAACGACAATTCGATTTCAACAAAACGCAAACAACGTAGTGTTTTGTTTCTTTTCTACTTCTCCGGTTCTCCTCCAATCGATTCTTGAAAACTGAAAGTCTGAAACGCAACCTTCTCTATTCTTCCATCTCCATTCTTTTATTCTCGATTGTTCAAATCAGGGTTTGTTTTCTTGAATTTGAAGTTTAGTACTCAGTTGCAGTAAGTTTAAATCTTGGTATTTTTAAATAGAAAAATCAATTGGGTGATTGATATCTCCTGTTGTACTTAGATGTATTTTCTCGAAATGTATGTCTTTTGTTGTGTTTTTATGATGATGGTCTCTAGAATTTCAGCTCATACATAGTATTCACCAATCACCATTTCTTGTTTTCTCTTTTATATATTACACTTCACAACATTGATCTGAACTTTTTTTGATTTCTAGAGACAATTTTGTTTTACAAATGGGGTTTTTTGATCTTGGGCAAAAGTGTGTTGAATTACGTCAATAATGTAagtttttcattttcaattcccTTACTTAATCACTTGATCTAATAAGCTTATGAGGATTGAAGATTCAATTTTGATGATTCTGGAAAGTCTAATCATGAATTCAAATACACATGTTCAAgaaaattgttaaatttgattAAAGATTCGGTTTTTCTTAAAATGAAACTCACAAAAGTTGTTATATGACCAAGTTGTGTTTCTTGTGTCCAATCTAACACATGTGTGCAATCTTGCTCAAACAATCACTCTCGAAAGCCTAACTTCCATGTGACTTCACATTAATGAATTGTATATTGATATATTCTTTTGTTTCAGTTGATTTGCcttaaaaattattaaaaactTTAGCTGGTTTATGTTTGTTAATATTATTATTACATTCATAATTGGGGTAACACTTCGATGGTTGCTTTTTATCATCATAAGACCACGCCAAGATCTAAAATGCCTCATCTTAGGTGTCTATTCAACACGTAATTAAATTACCTAGAATCCCCCCACTATTtttagattttgattttgaattgCAAAAACTTGGGAAACTTGCCTTATTTATAGTCTGAGTTGTATGCAAAGAGAAAGGAAGTCTTGTCCAGATGTTTGTCATGAGTATCTCATCGGTTATGCTTTAGTATCTATGGTAATATCTACTTTGTTGTATAATTATTTGTTTGAACACTTTTAATTAAtgtgatatttatttatttgttctaAGTTCTAACAGCATGTTTATCAAAAGGGAGGGTTTATAACATTTGGTATACTAAAGGGCAAAGAGCCCTAAATTTTTGGTTCGTTTAGAGCCCCAAAATGATTGAGCGCTTCATTGTCGACAATATAAGACTGTTATTATTTCATTTATTTGTATGAATGTTTTTCTCCGCTAGGACGAAGGAATCCAACTGCCACTATAATACATCCTCCACGATATATTTTAACCAAATTTTGATATCAACCAGTCCTTTTCCCTATcgctcttattattattatataatagtTTGAGGATTCTGATATTCTTTTACCATAAGATGCCAAGAAAACAAGGTACTGCATAAAAAATGACATATAAAACATAGCATGCAAATTAAAGAAAACATTAAGGGCTACAAAGGTATAGAGTTGCATACCTgatgatgttgatgttgatgttgataCAAATGGTGATGCGTTGACATCGGTTTTGTTAGCTGTTGAGCAACCATCAGCCAAAAATGGTGATTCAGGGCAAGCACACAAGGTTAGAACGGTATTATCATCGTAAATGCACTGGCCACCCGACTGGATACATTCTCTGCAACCACTACCTTCCACCTTCCAAATCACATCAAACCCTTTTTGAAAAACCCGACCCAATACATCTGACTTCAAGAACTCAACTGGAAATGGGATTACAACACTAGTTTCGCAATTCCCCGGACCTTGTATCCCGGGAACTAGAAACACTTGACTAAGTTCATCGTTAGCACAGAAAATAGAGCCGATCCCCATCAAGTTAAAAGAAAGTGGGCATCCAAAAAGGATGCTAATGTTCATATAGCTTTTGGTGTAATCGAAAAGCTTGGGATCAATGGTGGTGTTCACTAGCTCTTGTGGACACATTGAGTTGATCATATCCTCTCGAACAATCTTCAAAATCTGGGCCGTTGGATCGATTCCCAGAACCTTGTATGTAATGTTCATGATGTTGATAGTCGCCAGATTCTGATCCTCACAGCTGTTTAGCTCAAAACCGGGGTATCCACAGTATGTAGGATCTTGGTGGCGCCGGAAAGGGTATTGGAAGCCTGAGATAGTCCCGCAACTGAATGAAGTGTTGCAAGTGCCATAGAATCCGGCTGAGTTGCTCGAACATTCTTGGATTATGATTAAAATGATTAGCTTTAGAATACAATATCGGGGATTCATGGAGAATTTGGAGAAGGTGAAGTAGTAAAGCTCTGAACTGAATCTTGAATAGGGTTGAAGACTAGGGAAGTGGGTGGGTTTTTGAGTGAGATTGCTTTAGGAATCACTCAAGCATCAACTACCACGTTTGAAAAGTTGATTGATGGATATTTAATTGGGGTTATGGTGTTTTATTATTGGTTTAAGATAGTACAATGTTGACTTGTTAGTAACTTAGCGATAAAGCTGTTTTTATGTACATGGTTTCCAAGTAGACTTTGGGTCTAAATCTATGCGGACgtaacttgattttttttttttttttttctaaatttgaaTGAGTTTTACATATGTTTGAACTTTAATCTCCGATGTTGTAAAATCAGAAATTTGGTTGTTTTATAGAATAAGATTAATCTGATTACTCGAGCTATAGAAAAAGTTCGAAATGTCATTGAGTTGTAGTGTAGTATTAGTGGGGTATAAATTATAATTCTGATTTGTCAATaagtttttttatattaaaaacatGTTATGAACAAAACAATTGAATTTGCTACCACACATGATAAGAAGACATAGTGTGTAAGCATTGAACTTGTGCATTAACCTATTAAACAAAATTATGTACCTATAAATATACTCATTAATAAGAATATTTATAGTAGAATGTcaataaaattgttttaaatcCATATTCCAGTCAATTTGATTGGGAAAGGGAGATGATTCGTACACAAAAAAATTTCTACATACACAA
The genomic region above belongs to Lactuca sativa cultivar Salinas chromosome 4, Lsat_Salinas_v11, whole genome shotgun sequence and contains:
- the LOC111917874 gene encoding LEAF RUST 10 DISEASE-RESISTANCE LOCUS RECEPTOR-LIKE PROTEIN KINASE-like 1.3, with protein sequence MNPRYCILKLIILIIIQECSSNSAGFYGTCNTSFSCGTISGFQYPFRRHQDPTYCGYPGFELNSCEDQNLATINIMNITYKVLGIDPTAQILKIVREDMINSMCPQELVNTTIDPKLFDYTKSYMNISILFGCPLSFNLMGIGSIFCANDELSQVFLVPGIQGPGNCETSVVIPFPVEFLKSDVLGRVFQKGFDVIWKVEGSGCRECIQSGGQCIYDDNTVLTLCACPESPFLADGCSTANKTDVNASPFVSTSTSTSSVPCFLGILW